The following DNA comes from Helicobacter pylori.
TTATAAGGGATTGGTATTTCATATTGAAACAAAATTTTAAAAATTTGTTTTAGGGCTAATTTAGCATTAATTAGGCTGTGTTAATCAAAGTTTGATAGGTAAAGTTATCGCTTGGGCGTGTGTCAAATTGATGCGCCAATTAAGACAGAATCTTCTCCATAAAAAGAGTGGGGAAAATCAGAGTTTCTCCGCCCAACTCAACCACGCAATCTTCTTCTTTGATTGGCATAAAACCTAGCTTTTGATAGAGATTGCATGCCTTGATTTGACTCTTGCTCACATGCAAAGAGATTTTAGTATAGCCTTTAATTAAAGCGTATCGCTCCACGCTCTCATAGAGTTTTTGACCCAGCCCTTGGGATTGATAAGCACTATCTATGTGGAATTTGCACAGCTCTGCTTCTGTTTTATTGATATGATTAAGCCCGCAGATCCCAATGAGCTTTTTATCCTTTCTCATTCCAAAAAATTCCCCGCCATGCTCGCGCAATTTTTGAACGAACCCGCTAATGCTGGGCAAAAGATCCAAGCGTTGGATAAACCCTAAAGGGTTATCAGCGATGCGCTCAGCATAAAATTCTTCTAATTCAGTAGGGTATTTGGGCGAAAAAACTTTGATGGTCATGATTAACTTTTTAAAACCCTTTTTGATTGTCCCACAAGCGGATATGGAGTCTGTCGCTAAGATTAAAACCATGCTCTAGGGCTAGGGGGGCTAGGGTTTTGAGATTTTTGTCTAATTCCTTATTCGTGGTGCCTAAGGGCATTAAAAAGATTTCATTATTTTTTAATGAAAGTTGTTTCAAAAGGTTTTGAATTTCTACGATAGATTGAGCGGCGTTTTTGCTCTCTAAAACAAATTTAAAATGCGTGCTTTTAGCGTTATTTAAGATATTTTGCAAGGCTTTAAGGTTGATCCGCTTATTTTCTTTCTCTAAAGAAAAAGAGAGTTTGACGCTTAAGGTGAAATGCAATTCTTTTAAAATGGGGCTAAATTCAAAAAAAATAGAGCCGTTACTCTCCACAAATAAAGGGATTTTTTTGTGATAAAAATGCTCTAAAACGCTGATTAAAATAGGGTTATTAAAATACAAGCTTGGCTCCCCGCCTGTAAGAATGAAATCAAAATGTTTATAATTAGGGGCTAAATCCTCTAATCGTTCAATCAAAGATTTAGGCTCATTGTAATAATCCCAAGTTTTTTTGAATTTAGGATGCACCGCATACAAGCTATCGCAACCTGTTAGGATTTCATCATTCAATATGGTTTTACAATTAAAGCCCTTGCATGAAAGGTTACACCCCCCTAAGCGTAAAAAAAGACTGGGTTTGCCTATCCTTTTCCCTTCACCTTGTAAGGAAAAAAAGCTCTCAACGACCGGGAGTTTCATAGGATCTGGTGTAAAGGCTTAGCGTGGAAAAAGCATTGTCTTTCATCGCTAATGATTTTATTGAAAAAATCCTTATCATGCCACAATTTTTGAATGCCTTGCGAAAAAGAAACGCAATGATTATGCACTAAAGATTTAAAGTGTGGGTTTTCTAAATCTTTTAAAAAGCTCTCCGCGTAGCCGTTTTTAGTCTCATGCACGCGCACGCTAGAGATTTTTAACTCCCCTTCGTTATTGGAAAAAACGCTTTTTTGTAAAATCCTTGTCAGGTAATATAAAAACATGAGAGCGTAACTTTCTGCGCTCAAATTGAACGAGCATTTCACATAACGAACGCAATGATTTTCTATAAAACGCTGAAACTCATCGCTTTCTTTGTCCCAAAAATGATGGGCATGATCAAACGACTCAATGAAAACTTGCATTTCTTGTTGCATCAACCCAAAATCCAATGCCATGTTCGCGCTGTCTAAGCGGTTGGTTTCAATAAAAACCTCTACTTCATAATTATGCCCATGGATATTTTGAGCGCATTTCAAAGAAGAGCAATTGCGCACCACATGGCTAGCGCAAAATTGATACAATCGCCTGATAACCATTACTCATTCCCTATAGCATGGCTGATAAAGGGGCAGTCTTAAATTATAATAGTAGCGCTCAGGGCGGTTAAAATCAATGCGCTTGATCGTGCTTTTGATCAAATCCCTATAGAGCATTTGATAGCCACAAGTTCTCCCGCTCACGCTCCCATCCACATATAAAACCCGTTTTTGCAGCACCACATCATACCAATCCAAAATAAAATGCGAATTAGCGCTCATTAAAATTTGCTCGCTAAATCCATTGATAGCGTAGTAATCGGTAGGGGTTTGAGAGCAATAAAACTGCCCCCCAAGAAAATAACAAGGTTTATTGACTTGATCGATCAGCTGGTAATTGTATTGGTAGAACGGCATGGCTGAGATGTTACGGACAATGCGCGCATAGATCACATTTTTGGCTTTATCCAGTGGGAATTCCGCTTGCGTGAAGACATTGTAAAAGCCTAATTTTTGCAATTCATAAACAATCACATTAATATAATAAGAAGTCATCGCATCGCTTCTGTCATAAGCCACTACGATAGTGGAATTATAGTTGAACAAATAATCCCCTGTAACTTCTGAATAATACCCCATGTGCAAGCGGTGTTGGCATGCGCTAAATAAGAATAGAACCCCAACAATCAACCCTAAAAAAGCCAAGCGGTGATTTTTACTCACTTTAACATTCCCTTATGCCAAGATTCCAAATTTTTCAAATCATCATAACTGGTTAAGTCTAAATTTAAAGGCGTGATAGAAACATGGTTTGAAGCAATAGCGTCAAAATCAGAGAGTCTGTCTTCATTTTCGCGCTTTTGCCATTCTAAAGGGTGTAGCCCTAGCCAAAAATAGCTTTCATTTTTGGGGTCTGTGTGCTTATGCACTTCTTTTTTATACAACCTATAGCCCTTAGGGGTGATGCATTCGCCCTTATATTCTTGTAAGGAGCAATTAGGGACATTCACATTCAAGAGTTTGCGCCCTTTTAAGGGGTAGCCGTTGGTGAAAATGTTTTGGACTAAATTCTGGATAATCTTTTGAGCCAGATCAAAATTTAGGGGCGTGTTTTTGTTTTTGTTAGAAAGGATTTGAGAAATTGCAATAGAAGGCACGCCCTGAATGGTGCCTTCAATCGCTCCGGCCACCGTTCCAGAATAAATCGTGTCTTCGCCCATGTTAGATCCAAGATTGATCCCTGAAATCACTAAATCAAAACAAACATGCTTAAAAAGCTCATTGATCGCCAGATACACGCAATCGCTTGGCGTGCCATCATCAATCCTATAATGCCTGCCTTCTTTGCCCTTAATTTTCTCCGCTCTTAAAGGCGCAGTGATGGTGATGCATTGCGAGCATGCGCTTTTTTCATGCTTGGGGGCGACCACATAAATTTCTGCCATTTCTTTTAAAGCTTGTTCTAAAGCTTGAATGCCTTTTGCATGGTAGCCATCATCGTTGGTGAGTAAAATTTTTTTCATGTCTTGCCTTTAAATAGAGTGTTCAATAATGCGTTTAAATTTTCTTGCAATAAAGGGTAAGCGGGTTTTAACAGGTTTAAATCGTTTAAAACCTCTGTTTTTAAAGTTTGAGCGTAACCGCTTGCCTCCTCTAGCCCCAATAAATTCACAAAGCTGTTTTTAGTGCTGTCTAAATGAGTGGTTTTACCGCTTTCTTCTTCATCTTGTGTAACATCTATAATATCATCTAGCACTTGAAAACAAAGCCCCATTTTTAACCCAAAAGCCTGAAGCCATTTAAAAAGCTCTTCATCTTTAATACCGCTTGCAACAAGCCCCATCATCAAGCTTGCACTAATCAATTTAGCGGTTTTATGCTCGTGTAAGAAAGTGAGTTGCTCTAAATTTAAGGGCGTGTTTTCAAAATAGCAATCCAAAGCCTGCCCCAAAACCATGCCCTTAATCCCCCCATTAGCGCTTAAGATTTTGATTAATTCCACAATGATACGGCTTTCTAGTAAAGAATTTGAAAGCAATTCAAAAGAGTAAGTGTTGAGCGCATCGCCGATTAAAACGGCTGTGGTTTCATCGTATTTAGCGTGTAAAGTGGGGTGGTTTCTCCTTAAAGCGGCATTATCCATGCATGGTAAATCGTCATGGATGAGCGAATAAGTGTGCAAGCATTCAATGCTTAAAGCGATTTTAAAATATTCTGTTTGCTGGTTAGAATAATCTTTCTTACCCACTAACGCGCAAAGCACGGCTAAAAAAAGCTTAGGGCGAAACCTCTTACCCCCATTAAGCACCATTTCAAAAAAGGCTTTTTCCAAATAAGGGTGGAAGCTTTCAAGGTGTAAATGATGGCGGTTTAAAAAGCTTTCAAAACGCTCGCACTCATTATAGTAAAAGGATAAATTAGGGTTATTCATGTGTAGAATTATAACCTAAGATCTTAAGAGTTGTATAAATTCAGCTCTGGTTTTAGGGTCTTTTTTAAAGAGGCCTTTTAGAACGCTTGTTTTAATGATCGCATTTTGCTTTTGCACCCCTTGCATGCTCATGCACAAATGCTTGGCTTCACAAACCACAATCACGCCCCTTGGCTCTATGATTTCATCAAAGGTTTCGGCAATTTGAGTGGTCAGCCTTTCTTGGATTTGCAAGCGTCTGCTATAAATTTCAATGAGTTTAGCGATCGCGCTAATGCCTACAATCTTTTCTTTAGGAATGTATCCTAAACTGATATTCCCCCAAAAGGGGAGCAAGTGGTGTTCGCAAGTGGAGTAAAATTCAATGTTTTGAGCCACTATCATTTCATCGCAAACGCCTTGAAAATACGCGCTTTTTAAAGCCACTTTAGGATCTTCTTTATAGCCTTTATACAAGAATTTCCATAATTCTTGAACCCTTTTAGGCGTCTCTTTCAAGCCTTCTCTGTTTTTATCTTCGCCGATATTTTCAAAAAATTGGTTGAAAAAATTTTCCATTTAAATGACGCGCCTTGATAAAGATTGGATACGATTTTTAATGCTAGGGTGGGTGCTAAACATTTCAGCGCTAAAAAGATAAGCCGCCGATCGGGTGGAGTTCTGATCTATGCCCTTGTAATCGTTGTTCGCATAGTCGTTAGAAATTTTTTGTAAGGCTCTAATCATGGGCTTATTGTCATGCATTAAAAACGCCGCTCCGCTATCGGCCATGTATTCTCGTGTGCGGCTCAAATACATTTGCAAAAGGAGCGTTATAAAAGGCAAAATGATCTGTAAAACTAATAAAATCATTCGGGCTAAATTCGCCCCACTATTCTTGCGATTCCCCATGAAAAAATACACGCTAAAATTAGCCACTAACAGCATGATATTGCTTAAAATCCCCACACACATGGTCAAGCGAATGTCATTGTGCCTGATGTGGCTGAGCTCATGAGCGATCACGGCTTTTAGTTCATCTCTATCCAACCTCTCTATTAAAGCACTTGTAAGAGCGATAAGGGAATTAGATTCATTCCACCCGCTCGCAAAAGCGTTCATGTAAGGGGCTTTAATGATATAAAGCTTAGGCTCAAAATGAAGCTTAGCCTCTTCTAAAAGCTCTAACAAAAGGCGATGGATTTGATTTTCTTTAGAGCTTAAAACCTTGCTTTTATCAATAAGCTTGTATTCATCACCGCTTAACATGATAGAGCTAAAATTTTGGATACAAACAACAATAATGACAAAAGCCACTAAAAACATAATGATGGTGATCGTAGGAAAAATTTGAAAAGTCATGAGTTTAAAAAGAGCTATTCCTAAATCATTAGCATTAATTCTAATAACATCCACCAACAACCCAATAAAAGCAAAAATCACGCAATAAGTCGCTAAAACCGCGTTCGTTTTGAGCCTGTTTTGCGCGATAATTTTTTCAAAATTCGTCATTATTTTCTCCTTTCTCATGCTTGATTTCTTTGAGCAACGCGCTTGCATAACTCCCTTTAGGCAAGTAAAATCCCAATTCAAATTGCGCTTTTTCTTTCACATATTGAGAAGTTATATTTTCTGCAAACACCCAAAAAAACCGCCTGGATCCTAGCGTTTTAGCATGGCTATTTAAAAGGTTATGCTGGAATTCTTTTTCAATTTCTAAACTCAAATTTTTTGCATAAAGAGCTTTTTTGCCGTCTAGTAACCCCGTAGGCACAGCTTCTTTTTTCAAAAACCTTTCGCTTTCTTTTTCTAATTCTAAAGCGTCAAAAAACTTCCCATAAGGGTAATGGCACATCACATCGCCTTCTAAGATTTTAAAGGGGTGGGCTTGGTTTTTAAGGGCTTTTATGGTGTCTGAATTGACGCTTAATTTTTTTTGTTTAAAAAATTCTAAATTTTCTTTCAGGCTAAAAGCGCTAATGATTTTACTGATTTCTAATCGTTTGCTTAAAAGCGCGTTAAACAAATAACTTTGATAGCTTGAAATTAAAA
Coding sequences within:
- a CDS encoding polyprenyl synthetase family protein, with the protein product MNNPNLSFYYNECERFESFLNRHHLHLESFHPYLEKAFFEMVLNGGKRFRPKLFLAVLCALVGKKDYSNQQTEYFKIALSIECLHTYSLIHDDLPCMDNAALRRNHPTLHAKYDETTAVLIGDALNTYSFELLSNSLLESRIIVELIKILSANGGIKGMVLGQALDCYFENTPLNLEQLTFLHEHKTAKLISASLMMGLVASGIKDEELFKWLQAFGLKMGLCFQVLDDIIDVTQDEEESGKTTHLDSTKNSFVNLLGLEEASGYAQTLKTEVLNDLNLLKPAYPLLQENLNALLNTLFKGKT
- the surE gene encoding 5'/3'-nucleotidase SurE, which produces MKKILLTNDDGYHAKGIQALEQALKEMAEIYVVAPKHEKSACSQCITITAPLRAEKIKGKEGRHYRIDDGTPSDCVYLAINELFKHVCFDLVISGINLGSNMGEDTIYSGTVAGAIEGTIQGVPSIAISQILSNKNKNTPLNFDLAQKIIQNLVQNIFTNGYPLKGRKLLNVNVPNCSLQEYKGECITPKGYRLYKKEVHKHTDPKNESYFWLGLHPLEWQKRENEDRLSDFDAIASNHVSITPLNLDLTSYDDLKNLESWHKGMLK
- a CDS encoding GNAT family N-acetyltransferase is translated as MTIKVFSPKYPTELEEFYAERIADNPLGFIQRLDLLPSISGFVQKLREHGGEFFGMRKDKKLIGICGLNHINKTEAELCKFHIDSAYQSQGLGQKLYESVERYALIKGYTKISLHVSKSQIKACNLYQKLGFMPIKEEDCVVELGGETLIFPTLFMEKILS
- a CDS encoding 6-pyruvoyl trahydropterin synthase family protein — encoded protein: MVIRRLYQFCASHVVRNCSSLKCAQNIHGHNYEVEVFIETNRLDSANMALDFGLMQQEMQVFIESFDHAHHFWDKESDEFQRFIENHCVRYVKCSFNLSAESYALMFLYYLTRILQKSVFSNNEGELKISSVRVHETKNGYAESFLKDLENPHFKSLVHNHCVSFSQGIQKLWHDKDFFNKIISDERQCFFHAKPLHQIL
- the folE gene encoding GTP cyclohydrolase I FolE, which gives rise to MENFFNQFFENIGEDKNREGLKETPKRVQELWKFLYKGYKEDPKVALKSAYFQGVCDEMIVAQNIEFYSTCEHHLLPFWGNISLGYIPKEKIVGISAIAKLIEIYSRRLQIQERLTTQIAETFDEIIEPRGVIVVCEAKHLCMSMQGVQKQNAIIKTSVLKGLFKKDPKTRAEFIQLLRS
- the htpX gene encoding zinc metalloprotease HtpX — its product is MRKEKIMTNFEKIIAQNRLKTNAVLATYCVIFAFIGLLVDVIRINANDLGIALFKLMTFQIFPTITIIMFLVAFVIIVVCIQNFSSIMLSGDEYKLIDKSKVLSSKENQIHRLLLELLEEAKLHFEPKLYIIKAPYMNAFASGWNESNSLIALTSALIERLDRDELKAVIAHELSHIRHNDIRLTMCVGILSNIMLLVANFSVYFFMGNRKNSGANLARMILLVLQIILPFITLLLQMYLSRTREYMADSGAAFLMHDNKPMIRALQKISNDYANNDYKGIDQNSTRSAAYLFSAEMFSTHPSIKNRIQSLSRRVI
- a CDS encoding 7-carboxy-7-deazaguanine synthase QueE; this encodes MKLPVVESFFSLQGEGKRIGKPSLFLRLGGCNLSCKGFNCKTILNDEILTGCDSLYAVHPKFKKTWDYYNEPKSLIERLEDLAPNYKHFDFILTGGEPSLYFNNPILISVLEHFYHKKIPLFVESNGSIFFEFSPILKELHFTLSVKLSFSLEKENKRINLKALQNILNNAKSTHFKFVLESKNAAQSIVEIQNLLKQLSLKNNEIFLMPLGTTNKELDKNLKTLAPLALEHGFNLSDRLHIRLWDNQKGF